From Streptomyces sp. NBC_00690, a single genomic window includes:
- a CDS encoding DUF6479 family protein: MTTTEEFLLAGERTLEPLAEAGGISGLGPLLIGIAVVALLIGMVFWRSGRGRDRPPRPSEQPRRPVDPGHGGGPSGTGGSATPSGRPADREGPNS; encoded by the coding sequence ATGACCACGACAGAGGAATTCCTCCTCGCAGGGGAGCGGACGCTTGAACCGTTGGCGGAGGCCGGCGGAATTTCCGGATTGGGTCCGCTTCTCATCGGGATCGCCGTGGTGGCCCTGCTGATCGGCATGGTCTTCTGGCGCAGCGGGCGCGGTCGGGACCGGCCTCCGCGCCCCAGTGAGCAACCTCGCCGGCCCGTGGACCCCGGGCACGGCGGTGGACCGTCCGGTACGGGCGGTTCCGCGACACCGTCCGGGCGACCCGCTGACAGGGAGGGCCCGAACAGCTGA
- the rsgA gene encoding ribosome small subunit-dependent GTPase A, which produces MSLSTSDSFPSHSLAAFGWDEHWAAEFTPYRAQGLVPGRVVRVDRGHCDVITADGVIRADTAFVTPHDPLRVICTGDWAAVDPGGDPRFVRTYLPRRTAFVRSTSSKRSEGQILAANVDHAVIAVSLAVELDLGRIERFLALAWESGAQPIVVLTKADLVPDATGLSYLVDDVQHTAPGVQVLPASSHTGLGMDVLAAVVSSGTTVLLGVSGAGKSTLANALTGEEVMEVQEARDVDGKGRHTTTTRNLLALPGGGVLIDTPGLRGVGLWDAGTGVGQVFSEIEELAEGCRFHDCAHESEPGCAVLAALADGSLGERRLESYRKLLRENQYIVAKTDARVRAEIRRDWRRKHAEGRAAMEAKRGRVR; this is translated from the coding sequence TTGTCACTCTCCACCTCCGACTCCTTCCCGTCGCACTCCCTCGCCGCCTTCGGCTGGGATGAGCACTGGGCGGCGGAGTTCACCCCGTACCGTGCGCAGGGCCTGGTACCCGGACGGGTGGTGCGCGTCGATCGCGGCCACTGCGATGTCATCACCGCTGACGGTGTGATCCGGGCCGATACGGCGTTCGTCACCCCGCATGACCCGCTGCGGGTGATCTGCACGGGCGACTGGGCAGCGGTCGACCCCGGCGGCGACCCCCGGTTCGTCCGCACCTATCTGCCCCGGCGCACCGCGTTCGTCCGCTCCACCTCCTCGAAGCGCTCCGAGGGGCAGATCCTCGCGGCCAACGTCGACCACGCCGTCATCGCGGTCTCCCTCGCCGTGGAACTCGACCTCGGACGGATCGAGCGCTTCCTCGCCCTGGCGTGGGAGAGCGGTGCCCAACCGATCGTCGTCCTCACCAAGGCCGACCTGGTACCGGATGCGACCGGGCTGTCCTACCTCGTCGACGACGTTCAGCACACTGCGCCCGGAGTGCAGGTCCTTCCCGCCAGTTCTCACACCGGGCTGGGAATGGACGTCCTCGCCGCTGTCGTCTCCAGTGGAACGACCGTGCTGCTCGGTGTCTCCGGGGCGGGAAAGTCCACCTTGGCGAACGCCCTCACCGGTGAAGAGGTGATGGAGGTCCAGGAGGCGCGTGACGTCGACGGCAAGGGGCGTCACACCACCACCACGCGTAACCTCCTCGCCCTGCCAGGTGGCGGGGTCCTCATTGACACTCCCGGACTGCGGGGAGTGGGGCTGTGGGACGCCGGGACCGGCGTGGGCCAGGTCTTCTCCGAGATCGAGGAACTCGCCGAAGGCTGCCGCTTCCACGACTGCGCCCATGAGTCGGAACCGGGCTGCGCCGTGCTCGCCGCCCTCGCGGACGGTTCATTGGGCGAGCGCCGACTGGAGAGCTACCGCAAGCTGCTGCGTGAGAACCAGTACATCGTCGCGAAGACCGATGCCCGGGTGCGCGCGGAGATCCGCAGGGACTGGCGGCGCAAGCACGCCGAGGGCCGGGCGGCCATGGAGGCGAAGCGCGGTCGGGTGAGGTGA
- a CDS encoding DUF456 domain-containing protein, giving the protein MGVWQLVLVGLVMVLGLVGVMVPGVPGRWLVWAAMLWWSLHEQSGLAWVLLVASTALFLVDQVVVWLLPTRRLRGVGITRRMAVFAGAGAVLGFVLLPVIGAVPGFIGGIYGTERQRLGGHGQAMAATRQVMRAAGTSVLVELFACLMVVGAWLGAVIWG; this is encoded by the coding sequence ATGGGCGTGTGGCAGCTCGTGCTGGTCGGTCTGGTGATGGTGCTGGGCCTCGTCGGGGTCATGGTTCCCGGTGTGCCCGGGCGATGGCTCGTCTGGGCGGCGATGCTCTGGTGGTCACTGCACGAGCAGTCGGGACTCGCCTGGGTGCTGCTCGTCGCCTCCACCGCGCTGTTCCTCGTCGACCAGGTGGTGGTGTGGCTGCTGCCGACGCGCAGACTGCGTGGAGTGGGCATCACCCGACGAATGGCGGTCTTCGCCGGTGCGGGCGCAGTGCTGGGATTCGTCCTCCTACCGGTGATCGGTGCGGTACCCGGGTTCATCGGCGGGATCTACGGCACCGAGCGGCAGCGGCTCGGAGGGCACGGCCAGGCGATGGCGGCCACCCGACAGGTGATGCGGGCAGCCGGAACGAGCGTGTTGGTGGAGTTGTTCGCCTGTCTGATGGTGGTGGGCGCCTGGCTGGGCGCCGTCATCTGGGGTTGA
- a CDS encoding helix-turn-helix domain-containing protein: MLGAIGLDEGQESAYRALVALGAAEVTDLARRLALPETEMERALRRLEQRGLAARSSVRAGRWVAAPPGVALGALLTEQRNQLDQAELAAAVLARQFRAEATASADHDLVELVTGQSAMAHRFAQLRLGAVKEVCALVTDLDQLGSAADQTGAAGPDQPANHPVNHSWHRQDPPITSPGLAEPWPGGSDGCPGHAAPSGSLHRDEHPGTTRGAAREDRIDGPMDVGWVDGLPPYSGFSHRTVLSREALSVPGAVPQLTAALARGERVRVVDEVPTRLVIADRTMAMVPLTGRDSDPAALVVHGCGLLDALTCLFDAVWREAVPLRLGMGAMAGCLSETAGGPDATDLEILSLLLAGMTDARVAKHLDLGLRTVQRRVKGLMELTGVTTRLQLGWHAFAKGWVARDSSG; the protein is encoded by the coding sequence GTGCTCGGAGCGATAGGTCTCGATGAGGGACAGGAGTCCGCCTACCGTGCTCTCGTGGCGCTTGGCGCGGCCGAGGTGACCGACCTCGCTCGCCGGCTGGCACTGCCGGAGACCGAGATGGAACGGGCACTACGACGGCTGGAGCAGCGCGGACTTGCCGCCCGGTCCTCGGTACGTGCGGGGCGATGGGTGGCCGCACCCCCGGGGGTGGCTCTCGGCGCCCTGCTCACCGAGCAACGGAATCAATTGGACCAGGCGGAACTGGCGGCGGCCGTACTGGCCCGACAGTTCCGCGCGGAGGCCACCGCATCCGCGGACCACGACCTGGTGGAGCTGGTGACGGGCCAGAGCGCCATGGCCCACCGCTTCGCCCAGTTGCGCCTCGGAGCGGTGAAGGAGGTCTGTGCGCTGGTCACCGACCTCGACCAACTCGGGTCCGCCGCTGACCAGACCGGTGCAGCGGGCCCGGACCAGCCCGCAAACCACCCCGTAAACCACTCCTGGCACCGGCAGGACCCGCCGATCACCAGCCCCGGTCTCGCCGAACCCTGGCCCGGTGGATCGGACGGGTGCCCGGGCCACGCCGCTCCGAGCGGGTCGCTGCACCGGGACGAGCACCCGGGTACGACTCGCGGGGCGGCCAGGGAGGACCGGATCGACGGCCCCATGGACGTGGGGTGGGTCGACGGGCTCCCGCCGTACAGTGGATTCAGCCATCGGACGGTGCTCTCGCGCGAGGCGCTGTCCGTCCCCGGTGCCGTACCGCAGCTCACCGCGGCCCTGGCACGCGGAGAACGCGTGCGCGTCGTCGACGAGGTGCCGACCCGGCTGGTCATCGCCGATCGGACCATGGCCATGGTCCCCCTCACCGGGCGGGACTCCGATCCCGCCGCGCTCGTCGTCCACGGCTGTGGCCTCCTTGACGCACTCACCTGCCTGTTCGATGCCGTCTGGCGGGAGGCGGTCCCCCTGCGATTGGGGATGGGGGCCATGGCCGGCTGCCTTTCGGAGACCGCCGGGGGCCCCGATGCCACCGACCTGGAGATCCTGTCCCTGCTCCTCGCCGGCATGACGGACGCCCGGGTTGCCAAACACCTCGACCTGGGGTTGCGGACCGTGCAACGCAGAGTGAAGGGGCTGATGGAACTGACCGGTGTGACGACCCGGCTCCAGCTGGGCTGGCACGCGTTCGCCAAGGGATGGGTGGCCCGCGACTCCTCCGGGTGA
- a CDS encoding protein phosphatase 2C domain-containing protein: protein MSQQAEDDWWNRLYDESTPDTGPTTRTGDTLDTRFDSASDAVTPSVPDPRTAPVPGPGPTPQRQRREPQPTNATPSRTEPRTESHGERAVRPEPTAARTMDGGTDSERSAAPPGRPMGEPPSGAGHSGAAAPPDGPETATPAPASTAAARDVVSVDAFTDIDPPHGPTPTVPTGRFEAVDPPARPTAPPATAQTPAGAPVHLPRPQHPAVPTAPRPRAPWEPPVPEDSAAQPVPPPAPVTPPRTHARPAGEVPQRPTVPPAFARPPGPRTTGPDRPRTTGPDRPRGGYVGDRPPTYDPEPTALPAATPEGLGHSPSDTVLDGARYGSFILRAASVRGDSARYRGEPRRDALLTVRFGSGTAALVLVVVASGARSAGPEIAHRAAADACHWIGGAVGRSHTRLSEDIRAGRRGDLKSGLHRLTDRSLGKLRTSAVEAGVEPQEYRAGLRALLLSADPACRTRVYFGVGAGGLLRLRGGVWQDIEPSLPSPQSTVGEPVLGYGSARPQQSGPDDGPARSPDPQPTAPEGDRLTMDLGIPAPPSPYVEVPTPGPTEPFRFRASVAQPGDTLLLCSPGFAEPLRSETALTDELANRWTAAAEPPGLAAFLADVQLRATGYADDRTAVAIWET, encoded by the coding sequence ATGAGTCAGCAGGCCGAAGACGACTGGTGGAACCGGCTGTACGACGAGTCCACGCCGGACACGGGACCGACGACACGTACGGGCGACACCTTGGACACCCGGTTCGACTCAGCCTCGGACGCGGTGACACCGTCCGTACCCGACCCCAGGACGGCGCCCGTGCCCGGGCCGGGGCCGACCCCGCAGCGACAGCGACGCGAGCCACAGCCGACGAACGCCACCCCATCCCGTACGGAACCCCGGACGGAATCCCACGGCGAACGTGCGGTGCGACCCGAACCGACCGCCGCCCGGACCATGGACGGCGGAACCGACAGCGAACGAAGTGCAGCGCCCCCCGGCCGGCCGATGGGCGAGCCCCCTTCGGGCGCCGGCCACTCCGGCGCCGCCGCCCCTCCGGACGGTCCGGAGACCGCCACTCCGGCGCCGGCTTCGACCGCAGCCGCCCGTGATGTCGTATCGGTCGATGCGTTCACCGACATCGACCCTCCACACGGCCCCACCCCTACCGTTCCTACCGGCCGCTTCGAGGCGGTCGACCCACCCGCGCGTCCCACTGCGCCCCCGGCCACCGCGCAGACCCCCGCAGGGGCTCCGGTGCATCTCCCGCGACCGCAACACCCCGCCGTGCCGACCGCCCCTCGTCCCCGCGCCCCTTGGGAGCCCCCCGTTCCGGAAGACTCGGCGGCACAGCCCGTCCCTCCGCCAGCCCCCGTGACCCCACCCCGCACGCACGCCCGGCCGGCCGGCGAAGTTCCACAACGGCCCACCGTGCCGCCTGCTTTCGCCCGGCCGCCCGGTCCCCGGACCACCGGCCCGGACCGTCCCCGAACCACCGGCCCCGACCGCCCCCGGGGCGGATACGTCGGCGACCGCCCGCCCACCTACGACCCCGAGCCCACCGCCCTGCCCGCCGCCACCCCCGAAGGGCTCGGTCACTCGCCCTCGGACACCGTCCTCGACGGCGCCCGCTACGGCTCCTTCATCCTGCGGGCGGCATCCGTCCGAGGGGACTCCGCTCGCTACCGCGGAGAGCCCCGCCGCGATGCGCTGCTCACCGTGCGCTTCGGCAGCGGCACGGCAGCCCTCGTCCTGGTGGTTGTCGCCAGCGGAGCCAGGTCCGCAGGTCCCGAGATCGCGCACCGCGCCGCCGCGGACGCCTGTCACTGGATCGGCGGAGCCGTCGGCCGCAGCCACACCCGGCTCTCCGAGGACATCCGGGCAGGGCGCCGCGGCGACCTCAAGTCCGGACTGCACCGGCTGACCGATCGAAGCCTCGGCAAACTGCGTACCAGCGCGGTCGAAGCCGGAGTCGAGCCGCAGGAGTACCGGGCCGGTCTGCGCGCTCTGCTGCTCTCGGCCGATCCCGCCTGTCGAACGCGGGTGTACTTCGGAGTCGGCGCCGGTGGTCTCCTTCGGCTGCGCGGCGGTGTCTGGCAGGACATAGAACCGTCGCTGCCCAGTCCGCAGAGCACGGTGGGCGAGCCGGTGCTCGGCTACGGGTCGGCCCGTCCGCAGCAGTCGGGACCGGACGATGGGCCGGCCCGATCCCCCGACCCGCAGCCCACCGCCCCCGAGGGCGATCGACTCACGATGGACCTGGGGATTCCGGCACCTCCCTCGCCCTATGTCGAGGTCCCGACGCCCGGGCCGACCGAGCCCTTTCGGTTCCGAGCCTCGGTGGCGCAGCCCGGGGACACGCTGCTGCTGTGCAGTCCGGGGTTCGCCGAACCGCTGCGCTCCGAGACCGCACTCACCGACGAACTGGCGAACCGTTGGACGGCGGCTGCCGAACCGCCCGGCCTCGCCGCCTTCCTCGCCGATGTCCAACTGCGGGCGACGGGCTACGCGGACGACCGTACGGCCGTGGCCATCTGGGAGACCTGA
- a CDS encoding pyruvate dehydrogenase, with protein sequence MAKQNVAEQFVDILVRAGVQRLYGVVGDSLNPVVDAIRRNSAIDWVQVRHEETAAFAAGAEAQITGKLAACAGSCGPGNLHLINGLYDAHRSMAPVLALASQIPSSEIGLGYFQETHPDQLFRECSHYSELISNPKQMPRLLQTAIQHAIGRSGVSVVSLPGDIASQAAPEKTMEHALVTSRPTVRPGDSEIDKLIRMVDEADRVTLFCGSGTAGAHAEVMEFAERVKSPVGHALRGKEWIQYDNPYDVGMSGLLGYGAAYEATNECDLLILLGTDFPYQAFLPDDVKIVQVDVRPEHLGRRSKLDLAVWGDVRETLRCLIPRVRVKTDRRFLDKMLKKHADALEGVIKAYTRKVEKHVPIHPEYVASVLDDLAAEDAVFTVDTGMCNVWAARYLSPNGRRRIIGSFSHGSMANALPQAIGAQFIDRDRQVISMSGDGGFSMLMGDFLTLVQYDLPVKVVLFNNSSLGMVELEMLVAGLPSYGTTNVNPDFSAIARAAGAYGVRVEKPKQLAGALKDALKHKGPALVDVVTDPNALSIPPKISAEMVTGFALSASKMVLDGGVGRMVQMARSNLRNVPRP encoded by the coding sequence ATGGCCAAGCAGAACGTGGCGGAACAGTTCGTCGACATCCTCGTCCGCGCCGGTGTTCAACGGTTGTACGGGGTTGTCGGCGACAGCCTCAATCCCGTCGTCGACGCCATCCGTCGTAACTCCGCCATCGACTGGGTCCAGGTCCGACATGAGGAGACCGCCGCCTTCGCGGCAGGCGCGGAGGCGCAGATCACCGGGAAGCTGGCCGCCTGCGCCGGCTCCTGCGGTCCCGGCAACCTCCACCTCATCAACGGGCTGTACGACGCCCATCGCTCCATGGCTCCGGTGCTCGCACTTGCCTCCCAGATCCCCTCCAGTGAGATCGGGCTCGGCTACTTCCAGGAGACCCACCCCGATCAGCTGTTCCGGGAGTGCTCCCACTACAGCGAGCTGATCTCCAACCCGAAGCAGATGCCGCGACTGCTCCAGACCGCGATCCAGCACGCGATCGGACGCAGCGGAGTGAGTGTGGTCTCGCTGCCCGGCGACATCGCCTCCCAGGCGGCTCCCGAGAAGACCATGGAACACGCCCTGGTGACCTCACGGCCCACCGTTCGGCCCGGAGACAGCGAGATCGACAAGTTGATCCGCATGGTCGACGAGGCCGACCGGGTGACCCTGTTCTGCGGCAGTGGCACGGCGGGCGCCCATGCCGAGGTGATGGAGTTCGCCGAGCGCGTCAAGTCCCCCGTGGGACACGCACTCCGGGGCAAGGAGTGGATCCAGTACGACAATCCGTACGACGTGGGGATGAGCGGTCTCCTGGGTTACGGCGCTGCCTATGAGGCCACGAACGAGTGCGATCTGCTGATCCTGCTGGGGACGGACTTTCCGTACCAGGCGTTCCTGCCGGACGATGTGAAGATCGTCCAGGTCGATGTCCGGCCCGAGCACCTCGGTCGTCGCTCCAAACTGGACCTCGCCGTCTGGGGCGATGTCCGCGAGACGCTGCGCTGTCTCATTCCGCGGGTGCGGGTGAAGACCGACCGTAGGTTCCTCGACAAGATGCTGAAGAAGCACGCCGACGCCCTGGAGGGCGTGATCAAGGCGTACACGCGCAAGGTGGAGAAGCACGTTCCGATCCACCCGGAGTATGTGGCGTCGGTCCTGGACGACCTCGCAGCCGAGGACGCTGTCTTCACCGTCGACACCGGTATGTGCAACGTGTGGGCGGCCCGCTATCTCTCGCCCAACGGCCGACGGCGGATCATCGGCTCGTTCAGCCATGGCTCGATGGCCAACGCACTGCCCCAGGCCATCGGTGCCCAGTTCATCGACCGCGACCGGCAGGTCATCTCCATGTCAGGCGACGGTGGATTCTCCATGCTGATGGGGGACTTCCTCACCCTCGTCCAGTACGACCTGCCGGTGAAGGTCGTCCTGTTCAACAACTCGTCCCTCGGCATGGTCGAGTTGGAGATGTTGGTGGCTGGTCTTCCCTCGTACGGAACGACCAACGTCAACCCCGACTTTTCGGCGATCGCCCGGGCGGCGGGCGCCTACGGCGTGCGGGTGGAGAAGCCTAAGCAACTCGCGGGCGCGCTCAAGGACGCCCTGAAGCACAAGGGGCCCGCGCTGGTGGACGTGGTCACCGATCCGAACGCACTATCCATCCCGCCGAAGATCAGTGCGGAGATGGTCACCGGGTTCGCGCTGTCCGCCAGCAAGATGGTGCTGGACGGCGGGGTGGGGCGGATGGTCCAGATGGCCCGTTCCAATCTGCGCAACGTGCCGCGTCCATGA
- a CDS encoding ATP-binding protein, producing the protein MAPPPSHPSPQRGQQGPAPRRERADQGSPAPQQAPSAAIRGVLRRRLGCKDIRSVPAVRAFIRELLRDWQEIEDLHGLGDGSPRPDPRQLAAQRADTVGSAELLASELVTNALIHTEHGAVVTVTVVSSVLRVEVRDFMPGLPLHDPPHPGTRMLHPEERTQGRETMDPPSVDDLSTHGRGLLLVRELADSWGVRTQRAGKVIWFELRKRPA; encoded by the coding sequence GTGGCGCCGCCACCGTCCCACCCTTCGCCGCAGCGCGGGCAGCAGGGCCCTGCACCACGGCGCGAGCGGGCCGACCAGGGGAGTCCGGCACCCCAGCAGGCACCGTCGGCGGCGATACGGGGCGTGCTGCGCAGACGCCTGGGGTGCAAGGACATCCGATCGGTGCCGGCGGTACGGGCCTTCATCCGTGAACTGCTCAGGGACTGGCAGGAGATAGAGGACCTCCATGGACTCGGGGACGGCTCACCCCGTCCCGACCCCCGGCAGTTGGCAGCACAGCGCGCCGACACCGTGGGCTCGGCGGAACTACTGGCCAGCGAACTCGTGACCAATGCACTGATCCACACCGAGCACGGTGCGGTGGTCACCGTGACGGTTGTGTCCTCCGTACTGCGTGTGGAAGTGCGCGACTTCATGCCCGGGCTCCCCCTCCACGATCCACCGCACCCCGGTACCCGCATGCTCCATCCCGAGGAGCGGACCCAGGGCCGTGAAACGATGGACCCGCCGTCCGTCGACGATCTCTCCACGCATGGCAGGGGACTGCTGCTGGTGCGTGAACTCGCTGACTCCTGGGGTGTGCGGACCCAGCGCGCGGGCAAGGTCATCTGGTTTGAGCTGCGCAAAAGGCCGGCCTGA
- a CDS encoding DUF2637 domain-containing protein has protein sequence MRDISLTWLLPGGVMVVGVLVAVVVLARGKKAAAKPQVEDSWERSEERRRRKEAIYGTASYVLLFCCAAVAAALSFHGLVGFGRQNLNLSGGWEYLVPFGLDGAAMFCSVLAVREASHGDAALGSRLLVWTFAGAAAWFNWVHAPRGLGHDGAPQFFAGMSLSAAVLFDRALKQTRRAALREQGLVPRPLPQIRVVRWLRAPRETFNAWSLMLLEGVRTLDEAVEEVREDRQAKKESRTRSRDQQKLDRARIKALNRQHRAWGRGRVLQDPDLPALNSGAAGGSAQALTGAPDSKSVAEPAIGSGQLPLRSRHSLQSASSTPGSEPIRVDLTAEDDTQTLPRLDSLERKLKDLEQQFG, from the coding sequence ATGAGAGACATATCGCTTACCTGGCTGCTTCCCGGCGGCGTGATGGTCGTGGGAGTCCTGGTGGCGGTCGTAGTGCTCGCACGCGGCAAGAAAGCCGCTGCCAAGCCCCAGGTCGAGGACTCCTGGGAGCGCAGTGAGGAGCGCCGAAGGCGCAAGGAAGCCATATACGGCACCGCTTCCTACGTTCTCCTCTTCTGCTGCGCGGCGGTTGCCGCAGCACTCTCCTTCCACGGCCTGGTCGGCTTCGGCCGACAGAACCTGAACCTCTCCGGCGGCTGGGAGTACCTGGTCCCCTTCGGTCTCGACGGCGCGGCCATGTTCTGTTCCGTACTCGCCGTCCGTGAGGCCAGCCACGGTGACGCCGCCCTCGGCTCCCGACTCCTGGTGTGGACGTTCGCCGGTGCCGCCGCCTGGTTCAACTGGGTCCACGCACCGCGCGGCCTCGGCCACGACGGAGCGCCCCAGTTCTTCGCCGGCATGTCGCTGTCCGCCGCCGTCCTCTTCGACCGCGCGCTGAAGCAGACCCGTCGGGCGGCACTGCGCGAGCAGGGCCTGGTGCCCCGCCCACTGCCGCAGATCCGTGTCGTTCGCTGGCTCCGTGCACCCCGTGAGACCTTCAACGCCTGGTCGCTGATGCTGCTTGAGGGCGTCCGCACCCTCGATGAGGCGGTCGAGGAAGTACGTGAGGACCGTCAGGCCAAGAAGGAGAGCCGTACCCGCAGCCGGGACCAGCAGAAGCTGGACCGGGCGCGGATAAAGGCCCTCAACCGGCAGCACCGCGCCTGGGGTCGGGGCCGCGTCCTTCAGGACCCCGACCTGCCGGCCCTCAACTCCGGTGCGGCGGGTGGTTCGGCACAAGCCTTGACGGGTGCGCCGGATTCGAAATCCGTCGCGGAGCCTGCCATAGGATCCGGACAGCTGCCTCTTCGTTCTCGGCACTCTCTCCAGTCCGCCAGTTCGACCCCCGGGTCTGAGCCCATCAGGGTCGACCTCACCGCTGAGGATGACACCCAGACACTTCCGCGTCTGGACTCCTTGGAACGCAAACTCAAAGACCTGGAGCAGCAGTTCGGCTAG
- a CDS encoding (2Fe-2S)-binding protein yields the protein MILPALTPSLASPLADSYARLGEVYPTLRIRELTNGEPTPSGTGWVSAHELAAGGAALDAFLAWDNAQVLRDYGEQARPDVIASFGLHRYAWPACLLFTVPWFLRRRVPRVPAENVCLQRTLGQMTVRMTGFSCLPGDPAATLPGARVVPDEEALRAELRNAVAEHIEPLLNGFGPRMRRGKRALWGMASDEVVEGLWYIGNRLGEEQRAMAELELLLPGTTKPYVGSPGFRVLSGPAGEELPTRDRASCCLFYTLRPDDTCVTCPRTSDAARVARLLPGD from the coding sequence ATGATCCTTCCCGCCTTGACGCCCTCGCTGGCCTCACCCCTCGCGGACTCCTATGCCCGCCTTGGCGAGGTATATCCCACTTTGCGGATACGGGAGCTCACGAACGGCGAACCGACGCCCTCGGGTACCGGTTGGGTCAGCGCCCATGAGCTCGCCGCCGGCGGCGCCGCGCTCGACGCGTTCTTGGCGTGGGACAACGCCCAGGTGCTCCGGGACTACGGCGAGCAGGCCCGCCCCGACGTGATCGCGAGTTTCGGGCTGCACCGCTACGCCTGGCCCGCCTGTCTGCTGTTTACCGTCCCCTGGTTCCTGCGTCGCAGGGTGCCCAGGGTGCCCGCGGAGAACGTCTGCCTCCAGCGCACGCTCGGGCAGATGACGGTACGGATGACCGGTTTCTCCTGTCTGCCGGGAGATCCAGCGGCGACCCTGCCCGGCGCCCGGGTGGTCCCGGACGAGGAAGCACTGCGGGCGGAATTGCGGAACGCGGTCGCCGAGCACATCGAACCGCTGCTGAACGGCTTCGGCCCCCGGATGCGTCGCGGCAAGCGGGCGCTGTGGGGGATGGCGAGCGACGAGGTCGTCGAAGGACTCTGGTACATCGGCAACCGCCTGGGCGAAGAGCAGCGGGCCATGGCCGAGTTGGAACTGCTGTTGCCGGGCACCACCAAGCCCTATGTCGGCTCCCCCGGCTTCCGGGTGCTGAGCGGCCCGGCCGGCGAGGAACTCCCCACCCGGGATCGCGCGAGCTGCTGCCTCTTCTACACTCTGCGACCGGACGACACCTGCGTCACCTGCCCGCGTACATCCGACGCCGCGCGGGTCGCAAGGCTGCTTCCGGGCGACTGA
- a CDS encoding GntR family transcriptional regulator yields the protein MEQARARATARSERSPTTAEASPSRSNEWDEVSFEARDGSWASLPEQTRGEHSHTHAGSADRSPGTTARPPRPRAPEDGPTPSTAGPGSEPDETDPADRPPPSEHLPRTVQRHSVRGQILQALRTALIDGELTPGEVYSAPALAERFGVSATPVREAMQRLAAEGTVEVVPNRGFRITVRTPRELAELAEVRALIEVPVMLRLARTTPSAHWVGLRPLAEATVAAAAVGDRARYAEVDRSFHRALLSLAGNDQLVSVAEDLHRRSQWPLTGVAIPRRAELVADAAEHLALLEALAAQDLAVVRTLVREHFTGSEG from the coding sequence GTGGAGCAGGCCCGAGCACGCGCGACCGCCCGCTCAGAGCGCTCCCCGACCACCGCGGAAGCGTCCCCGTCCCGCTCGAACGAGTGGGACGAAGTGTCGTTTGAGGCACGCGACGGGAGTTGGGCGAGCCTGCCCGAGCAGACACGTGGAGAACACTCCCACACACACGCCGGGAGCGCGGACCGATCGCCCGGGACCACCGCTCGGCCCCCGCGCCCCCGTGCACCCGAAGACGGACCGACGCCCTCCACGGCCGGACCCGGCAGCGAGCCGGACGAGACCGACCCCGCCGACCGTCCGCCACCGTCCGAGCACCTCCCGCGCACGGTTCAGCGCCACTCCGTACGCGGACAGATCCTCCAGGCGCTGCGCACCGCGCTCATCGACGGTGAGCTGACCCCCGGCGAGGTCTACTCGGCCCCCGCCCTCGCCGAGCGCTTCGGAGTCTCCGCCACTCCGGTACGCGAGGCCATGCAGCGGCTGGCCGCCGAAGGCACGGTCGAGGTCGTCCCCAACCGCGGATTCCGCATCACGGTCCGTACCCCCCGCGAACTCGCCGAGCTCGCCGAAGTACGCGCACTGATCGAGGTCCCGGTCATGCTCCGGTTGGCCCGGACGACCCCCTCCGCGCACTGGGTGGGACTGCGCCCCCTCGCCGAGGCGACCGTGGCCGCCGCAGCCGTGGGGGACCGCGCACGGTATGCGGAAGTTGATCGCTCCTTTCACCGCGCCCTGCTCTCCCTCGCCGGCAACGACCAACTGGTGAGCGTCGCGGAAGACCTCCACCGGCGCTCGCAGTGGCCCCTCACCGGGGTGGCGATCCCCCGCCGTGCGGAGCTGGTGGCCGATGCGGCGGAGCACCTGGCCCTGCTGGAGGCGCTCGCCGCACAGGACCTCGCCGTGGTGCGCACGCTGGTGCGCGAGCACTTCACCGGTTCCGAAGGCTGA